In Eublepharis macularius isolate TG4126 chromosome 4, MPM_Emac_v1.0, whole genome shotgun sequence, the following are encoded in one genomic region:
- the NAA80 gene encoding N-alpha-acetyltransferase 80: MGSVSEILTAVPLHQRPDLLEPCADLINEEWKRSRTSRIHSLQKSTENFPMCLVLIRIPRAAEEATERKLTQSQCQLLGHARLSRVVGQPKSLFVETVVVSKAIRGRGYGRKLMEAVEHYAKSRGYNRLHLTTHDKQHFYAHLGYILSQPVQSVGFMSSLIPMEFLEMISPSQHGKELPTGSRKNNPGASYGSKARANLPSLPPSAPPSSSSSLCSVAPSPPLLHPACSLNSGAVTISPPPQLSASSHTSCFQPVHATVQPSQSPSVPLSANSFSATNIPPPPAPPPPPPAVPPLVAHLPGLPSSCKTAASCPPEDKSQGHMFLETPYHDLKGQPIFWMEKDI; the protein is encoded by the coding sequence ATGGGCTCCGTTTCAGAGATACTCACAGCAGTCCCCCTTCACCAGAGGCCTGATCTTCTGGAACCCTGTGCTGACCTCATCAATGAAGAGTGGAAAAGGAGTAGGACTTCTCGCATCCACTCCCTGCAGAAGTCAACCGAGAACTTTCCAATGTGCCTGGTGCTGATTAGAATTCcaagggcagcagaggaagctaCTGAACGGAAACTGACCCAGAGCCAGTGCCAACTCCTAGGGCACGCCAGGCTTTCCCGTGTGGTTGGCCAGCCTAAAAGCTTATTTGTGGAGACGGTTGTGGTCTCCAAAGCCATTCGTGGAAGAGGTTATGGCCGGAAACTGATGGAAGCTGTTGAGCATTATGCCAAGTCCCGTGGCTACAATCGTCTGCACCTCACCACCCATGACAAGCAGCATTTCTATGCCCACCTAGGTTATATATTATCTCAGCCTGTTCAGAGTGTAGGATTCATGAGTTCTCTCATACCTATGGAGTTCTTAGAGATGATCTCTCCCTCTCAGCATGGCAAGGAACTCCCTACAGGATCCAGGAAAAACAATCCAGGTGCATCCTACGGCAGCAAAGCTAGAGCAAATCTCCCTTCATTACCTCCTTCtgcccccccttcctcttcttcctctttatGCTCAGTAGCTCCATCACCCCCTCTACTGCATCCTGCTTGCTCTCTCAACTCAGGAGCTGTTACCatttcaccccctccccagctctcAGCTTCTTCCCACACTTCCTGTTTTCAGCCTGTTCATGCTACAGTTCAGCCATCTCAGTCACCCTCTGTGCCTCTCTCTGCCAATTCCTTTAGTGCCACAAATATACCACCAccccctgctcctcctcctcctcctcctgctgtgcCTCCACTAGTGGCCCATTTGCCAGGCTTGCCAAGTTCCTGTAAAACTGCTGCCTCCTGCCCACCAGAAGACAAAAGCCAGGGCCACATGTTTCTAGAAACACCATATCACGACCTCAAAGGGCAGCCCATATTCTGGATGGAGAAAGACATTTAA